In Nostoc sp. UHCC 0926, a single genomic region encodes these proteins:
- a CDS encoding PAS domain S-box protein yields MARRLSFSLILDPTERMNDCKSLNDSSFAQYTQQQNFSLAFLLRMINGIPDPIFVKNHQHQWILLNDAFCNFIGHSREELIGKSDYDLFPLAEADVFWEKDELVFTTGITDENEEFFTDSSGVTHFIMTKKCLFEDELGNHFLVGTIRDFTQQKRVEAELAEKVSLAALHVEINTAITQGQTLQPILNRCTDALVNHVHAAFARIWTLNTQENVLELQASSGMYTHINGPHARVPVGMFKIGLIAQERQPHLTNKVLDDPRVSNQEWAKQEGMVAFAGYPLILDGNLIGVIAMFARQTLTESVLEALQLAANEISLGIKRIQAELALKESEKKYRHLVETSQNMIWSVDAQGCWTFVNEAVKSIYGYEPAEMIGRHCSEFEPPKQFQQEPGILPPILAGESVFEYEAVVLAKDGIKRNLLCNAMMLWDEVGNVLGTTGIATNITELKRAEAALRRSNAVLQAQQEASIDGILIIDENRQIASSNQHFSYLWQIPPAIIQTASDWQLLECVLDLLENPAEFLAQI; encoded by the coding sequence ATGGCTAGACGTTTAAGTTTTAGCTTGATTTTAGATCCGACTGAGCGTATGAATGATTGCAAATCTCTCAATGACTCCTCTTTTGCCCAATATACGCAGCAGCAAAACTTCTCGCTGGCTTTTCTACTGCGGATGATCAACGGTATACCTGACCCAATTTTTGTCAAAAACCACCAACATCAGTGGATACTACTTAACGATGCCTTCTGTAATTTCATCGGGCATAGCCGAGAAGAATTAATTGGCAAGTCTGACTATGATCTCTTTCCTCTTGCGGAAGCTGATGTGTTTTGGGAAAAAGATGAACTGGTTTTCACTACAGGCATAACTGATGAAAATGAGGAATTTTTTACAGATTCCTCTGGCGTAACACACTTTATCATGACCAAAAAATGTTTGTTTGAAGATGAGCTAGGTAATCATTTTTTAGTTGGGACTATTCGCGATTTCACACAGCAAAAGCGGGTAGAAGCTGAACTAGCGGAAAAAGTCTCTTTAGCAGCTTTGCATGTAGAAATAAACACTGCTATCACCCAAGGTCAGACACTACAGCCAATTCTCAATCGTTGTACTGATGCTCTAGTCAACCATGTTCATGCTGCCTTTGCCCGCATCTGGACGCTGAATACCCAAGAAAACGTACTGGAATTGCAAGCTAGCTCCGGAATGTACACTCATATTAATGGCCCCCACGCTCGTGTTCCTGTAGGGATGTTCAAAATTGGATTAATTGCTCAAGAACGTCAACCTCACCTAACTAATAAAGTTCTAGATGATCCGCGTGTAAGCAATCAAGAATGGGCAAAGCAGGAAGGCATGGTTGCTTTTGCAGGATATCCCCTGATTTTGGACGGCAATCTTATTGGCGTCATTGCGATGTTTGCCCGCCAAACCCTGACAGAATCAGTCCTAGAGGCATTGCAATTGGCTGCAAACGAGATTTCCTTGGGGATCAAGCGTATACAAGCAGAACTTGCCTTGAAGGAAAGTGAGAAAAAGTACCGTCACTTGGTTGAGACCTCTCAGAACATGATTTGGTCAGTAGATGCCCAAGGATGTTGGACTTTTGTGAATGAGGCAGTCAAAAGCATCTATGGCTATGAGCCAGCAGAAATGATTGGTCGTCACTGTAGTGAGTTTGAGCCGCCTAAACAATTTCAGCAAGAACCAGGAATTTTGCCCCCTATATTGGCAGGAGAGTCAGTGTTTGAGTACGAAGCTGTTGTGCTTGCAAAGGATGGTATCAAGCGAAATTTACTATGTAATGCAATGATGTTGTGGGATGAAGTTGGGAATGTTTTAGGTACAACCGGCATAGCTACTAACATTACTGAACTGAAACGAGCAGAAGCTGCCCTGCGCCGTAGTAATGCTGTACTGCAAGCTCAACAAGAAGCTTCAATCGACGGCATTCTGATTATTGATGAAAATCGTCAAATTGCATCATCCAATCAACATTTCTCCTATTTATGGCAAATTCCTCCGGCAATAATCCAGACTGCTTCAGACTGGCAACTCTTAGAATGTGTGCTAGACCTACTAGAAAATCCAGCAGAATTTCTCGCTCAAATCTAA
- a CDS encoding divergent PAP2 family protein, producing the protein MQDIGNILDNRVLLVALLACLIAQALKLVIEIIKNRKLNVRVLVTTGGMPSAHSALVTALAAGVGQTLGWASPDFAVATIFAIIVMYDAAGVRQAAGKQARILNQMIDELFDEKPDFSQDRLKELLGHTPVQVIAGSALGITIYWLARSAY; encoded by the coding sequence ATGCAGGACATAGGCAACATTTTAGACAACCGGGTGCTGCTGGTTGCTCTGTTAGCTTGTTTAATTGCTCAAGCACTAAAGCTCGTAATCGAGATCATCAAAAATCGCAAACTGAATGTACGTGTTTTAGTGACAACCGGAGGTATGCCCAGTGCCCATTCAGCTTTAGTTACAGCTCTAGCTGCTGGTGTAGGGCAAACACTTGGTTGGGCATCTCCTGATTTTGCCGTTGCTACGATTTTTGCCATCATCGTTATGTATGATGCAGCCGGAGTTCGCCAAGCGGCCGGTAAACAAGCTCGCATCCTTAATCAAATGATTGATGAATTATTTGATGAAAAACCAGACTTTAGCCAAGACCGTCTGAAGGAATTACTCGGACATACACCTGTTCAGGTAATAGCTGGGTCGGCTTTGGGTATAACCATCTATTGGTTAGCTAGGTCTGCTTATTAA
- a CDS encoding ATP-binding protein — MTPEQFLEFARVLPEPLLLVSGEGQLLATNQPLADMLGLRRQELRGRMLFELVTESSNDVVKYLQACSSSRAMVIGSLTLRKNDGQTLMCRSQGAVIQPWSPESSALILLRLENRTLASSNFVLLNQKIDELAKEVQRRKEAEEALKKANQELEIRVEERTTALQETLKELQLTQTQLIQAEKMSSLGQMIAGIAHEINNPVSFIYGNLHHAYQYTQDLLKLVQIYQQLCPITPPEIQDEIEEIDLEFLIQDITKLFQSMKVGTERIKEIVKSLRNFSRLDEAELKQVNVHEGIDNTLMILEHRLQAWHDKYPEIKVIKKYGQLPNVTCYAGQLNQVFMNILVNAIDALEASANNSQWSAVNPQTTDNQKLTENNPQIQIKTELIDEKWIAVSIADNGLGINEQVRSKLFDPFFTTKAVGKGTGLGLSISYQIIVEKHKGELRCFSTPGKGAEFVIKIPVSLV, encoded by the coding sequence ATGACTCCTGAACAATTTCTTGAATTTGCCAGAGTTTTACCAGAGCCTTTACTCCTGGTGAGTGGAGAGGGTCAGTTGTTAGCTACCAATCAACCATTAGCCGATATGCTGGGGTTACGCCGTCAAGAACTGCGGGGGAGAATGCTCTTTGAACTTGTAACTGAGTCTAGTAACGATGTTGTAAAGTACCTGCAAGCCTGTTCAAGTAGCAGAGCAATGGTTATTGGCTCCTTGACTTTACGAAAGAATGATGGACAAACGTTAATGTGTCGTAGTCAAGGAGCCGTTATTCAACCTTGGTCTCCTGAATCTTCAGCTTTAATTCTTCTGCGTTTAGAAAATAGAACTTTAGCCAGCAGTAATTTCGTTCTCCTGAACCAGAAAATTGATGAGTTAGCAAAAGAAGTTCAGAGACGTAAAGAAGCGGAAGAAGCACTCAAAAAAGCAAATCAAGAGCTAGAAATTCGGGTTGAGGAACGTACAACTGCTTTACAAGAAACACTAAAGGAACTACAACTTACTCAAACTCAACTTATCCAAGCTGAGAAAATGTCTAGTTTAGGACAGATGATTGCTGGTATTGCCCATGAAATTAATAACCCTGTGAGTTTTATTTATGGAAACCTTCACCACGCCTATCAATACACCCAGGATTTATTGAAATTGGTGCAAATTTATCAACAACTTTGTCCAATTACTCCCCCAGAAATCCAAGATGAAATAGAAGAAATAGATTTAGAGTTTCTGATTCAAGATATAACTAAACTCTTCCAATCAATGAAAGTAGGAACAGAACGAATTAAAGAAATTGTTAAATCTCTACGTAACTTTTCCAGACTTGACGAAGCAGAACTTAAGCAAGTTAATGTCCATGAAGGAATCGATAATACTTTAATGATTTTAGAGCATCGCCTGCAAGCTTGGCATGATAAATACCCAGAAATCAAAGTCATCAAAAAATACGGTCAACTGCCGAATGTAACTTGCTATGCTGGTCAACTCAACCAAGTATTTATGAATATTCTTGTTAATGCGATCGATGCCCTGGAGGCATCAGCGAACAATAGTCAGTGGTCAGCAGTAAATCCCCAAACAACTGACAATCAAAAACTGACAGAAAATAATCCCCAAATTCAAATTAAAACTGAGTTAATCGATGAAAAATGGATAGCAGTTAGTATTGCTGATAATGGTTTGGGGATAAATGAACAAGTTCGTTCAAAGCTATTTGATCCGTTTTTCACCACTAAAGCTGTGGGCAAAGGTACTGGACTAGGGCTATCTATAAGCTATCAGATTATAGTTGAAAAACATAAGGGAGAACTTAGGTGTTTTTCTACGCCAGGAAAGGGTGCAGAATTTGTCATCAAGATACCTGTTAGCTTAGTCTAG
- a CDS encoding NUDIX hydrolase: MNNQPIHVAIAILYQKNKFLMQLRDNIPGILYPGYWGLFGGHIEADETPDLAVKREILEEIGYNLPSFVEFGCYFNERVVRHVFHAPLLVELNELVLNEGWDMGLLTLEDINQGNCYSENAGEVRPLGNVHQRIILDFIETNQQT; encoded by the coding sequence ATGAATAATCAGCCGATACATGTGGCGATCGCAATTCTCTACCAAAAAAATAAGTTTCTCATGCAACTGCGGGACAATATCCCCGGTATTCTCTACCCTGGTTACTGGGGACTCTTTGGCGGTCATATCGAAGCTGATGAAACGCCGGATCTAGCAGTGAAGCGAGAAATCTTAGAAGAAATCGGCTATAATTTACCATCCTTTGTTGAATTTGGCTGTTATTTTAACGAAAGAGTAGTCCGTCATGTCTTTCATGCACCACTCTTGGTGGAATTAAATGAACTGGTTCTGAATGAAGGCTGGGATATGGGGTTATTGACCCTAGAAGATATTAACCAAGGTAACTGTTATTCGGAAAACGCTGGCGAAGTGCGACCTTTGGGGAATGTGCATCAGCGAATTATATTGGATTTTATCGAGACAAATCAACAGACTTAA
- the folD gene encoding bifunctional methylenetetrahydrofolate dehydrogenase/methenyltetrahydrofolate cyclohydrolase FolD — translation METKTAKLLDGKAIAAKIQQELSVGIRQLQPKIGRPPGLAVLMVGDNPASAAYVRNKEKACAKVGVASFGKHFPAQTTLGELEEVIAALNHDQRVDGILVQLPLPNHLDAVTLLHQIDPDKDADGLHPVNLGRLVRGESGLRSCTPAGVMRLLQEYEIPLRGKQAVVVGRSILVGKPMALMLVEADATVTIAHSRSHDLKTITQNADILIAAVGRPGLITADMVKPGAVVVDVGMNRVTDASSNSRLIGDVHFESTSGVAGFITPVPGGVGPMTVAILLQNTFASYSRAIREERK, via the coding sequence ATGGAAACAAAAACTGCCAAACTCCTTGATGGTAAAGCAATAGCTGCAAAAATTCAGCAAGAACTTTCTGTTGGCATTAGACAATTACAACCAAAAATTGGCCGACCGCCTGGTTTAGCAGTGCTGATGGTTGGCGATAATCCAGCGTCAGCGGCTTATGTACGTAATAAAGAAAAAGCCTGCGCTAAAGTTGGTGTGGCCTCTTTTGGTAAGCATTTTCCCGCCCAAACTACCCTTGGGGAGTTAGAAGAGGTAATAGCTGCACTAAACCACGATCAACGGGTGGATGGTATTCTTGTGCAGCTGCCCTTACCTAACCACTTGGATGCTGTAACTCTGCTACATCAAATTGATCCCGATAAAGATGCTGATGGACTACACCCAGTTAACTTGGGGCGACTAGTCCGGGGAGAAAGCGGTTTACGCAGCTGCACTCCAGCAGGTGTTATGCGCCTTTTACAAGAATATGAGATTCCTTTGCGGGGAAAACAGGCAGTAGTGGTAGGACGCAGTATTTTGGTGGGTAAGCCGATGGCGCTGATGTTAGTAGAAGCTGATGCCACAGTCACGATCGCTCACTCGCGATCGCATGACCTCAAAACCATCACCCAAAATGCTGATATTCTAATTGCAGCAGTAGGTCGTCCCGGACTGATCACTGCTGATATGGTGAAACCGGGCGCTGTTGTGGTAGATGTGGGGATGAATCGCGTCACCGATGCTAGTAGCAACAGTCGCTTAATTGGCGATGTCCACTTTGAATCAACCTCTGGTGTAGCAGGATTTATTACCCCTGTTCCTGGTGGTGTTGGCCCTATGACTGTAGCCATATTATTGCAAAATACATTTGCCAGCTATTCTAGGGCGATAAGAGAAGAAAGAAAGTGA
- a CDS encoding sensor histidine kinase: protein MLKDGRTFDRYCASVRSPDGDYYGRILYFRDITERKQAETVLRQQAQELETALYKLQNTQTQLIQSEKMSSLGQLVAGVAHEINNPVSFIYGNLNPADEYTKNLFSLLDLYQRHYPQSVKAIEEFADTIDLDFLRSDLPKLFKSMMMGAERIREIVLSLRTFSRLDEASMKVVDIHEGIDSTMMIIQNRLKATDQRPKIELIKEYDNLPLIECYAGQLNQVFMNILVNAIDALEDSMVRGRWATKKLKTDNPRIYIRTQLLAPNQVTIRIADNGLGIPEDTLKQIFNPFFTTKPVGRGTGMGLAISYQIITERHGGSLECISQSGVGAEFIICIPLIQQRQISNA from the coding sequence GTGCTGAAGGATGGACGGACGTTTGATCGTTATTGTGCGTCAGTGCGATCGCCTGATGGAGATTATTACGGCAGAATATTGTATTTCCGAGATATCACAGAACGCAAACAAGCAGAAACAGTCCTCCGACAGCAAGCACAAGAACTAGAAACAGCATTATACAAACTACAAAACACCCAAACTCAGTTAATTCAAAGCGAAAAAATGTCCAGTTTGGGTCAACTAGTTGCAGGTGTGGCACACGAAATCAACAACCCAGTTAGCTTTATTTATGGCAACCTTAACCCGGCTGATGAATACACCAAAAATTTATTTTCACTGTTAGATCTCTACCAAAGACATTATCCCCAATCAGTGAAGGCAATTGAGGAGTTTGCAGATACAATTGATCTGGATTTCTTGAGGTCAGACTTACCCAAATTATTCAAATCGATGATGATGGGAGCAGAGCGGATTCGAGAGATCGTACTTTCTCTGCGGACTTTCTCGCGCTTAGATGAAGCCTCGATGAAAGTGGTTGATATCCATGAGGGAATTGATAGTACGATGATGATCATCCAAAACCGCCTCAAGGCTACTGACCAGCGCCCGAAAATTGAGTTGATCAAAGAATACGACAACCTCCCCTTGATTGAATGTTATGCTGGACAGTTAAACCAAGTATTTATGAATATTTTAGTGAATGCGATCGATGCTTTAGAAGATTCAATGGTTAGAGGTCGGTGGGCAACAAAAAAACTAAAAACGGATAATCCCAGAATTTATATTCGCACCCAATTACTAGCGCCAAATCAAGTCACAATTCGCATTGCCGACAACGGACTGGGAATACCAGAAGATACTTTAAAGCAAATATTTAATCCCTTTTTTACGACCAAGCCCGTTGGACGAGGTACGGGGATGGGGCTGGCTATTAGTTACCAAATTATCACAGAAAGACATGGCGGTTCTTTAGAATGCATTTCGCAATCAGGAGTTGGTGCTGAGTTTATCATTTGTATTCCTCTCATTCAACAACGTCAAATTTCTAACGCCTGA
- the crtE gene encoding geranylgeranyl diphosphate synthase CrtE, translating to MVATDNVQKTPPEEATFNLAAYLKERQKLCDTALDQAIPIIYPEKIYEAMRYSLLAGGKRVRPILCLATCEMMGGTIEMAMPTACAVEMIHTMSLIHDDLPAMDNDDYRRGKLTNHKVYGEDVAILAGDGLLALAFEFVAMQTPQNVKRELVLQVIARLGRALGAGGLVGGQVVDLESEGKSDISLETLNFIHKHKTAALLEACVVCGGIITEASPEDVQRLTRYAQNIGLAFQIIDDILDITATQEQLGKTAGKDQKAKKVTYPSIWGLEESRSKAQELVNAACAELEPFGERAKSLQAIAHFITSRNN from the coding sequence ATGGTAGCAACTGATAACGTTCAAAAGACACCACCAGAGGAAGCCACGTTTAACTTAGCAGCTTATCTAAAAGAGCGACAAAAGCTTTGTGATACTGCTTTGGATCAGGCTATCCCCATCATTTATCCAGAAAAGATTTATGAGGCGATGCGCTACTCGTTATTAGCTGGAGGCAAGCGTGTACGTCCCATTCTTTGCCTTGCTACCTGTGAAATGATGGGTGGAACCATCGAAATGGCCATGCCAACGGCTTGTGCTGTGGAGATGATCCACACAATGTCGTTGATTCATGACGACCTGCCGGCGATGGATAATGACGATTACCGTCGCGGGAAGCTAACGAATCATAAAGTCTATGGCGAAGATGTGGCAATTTTGGCTGGGGATGGCTTGTTGGCTCTGGCTTTTGAGTTTGTTGCCATGCAAACCCCCCAAAACGTTAAGAGAGAGCTAGTCTTGCAGGTAATTGCCCGTCTTGGTCGGGCGCTGGGGGCAGGTGGTTTGGTCGGCGGTCAAGTTGTCGATTTAGAGTCGGAAGGTAAATCAGATATTTCCCTAGAAACGCTAAATTTCATTCATAAACACAAAACAGCCGCCCTTTTGGAAGCTTGCGTAGTTTGTGGCGGGATCATAACTGAGGCATCGCCTGAAGATGTGCAGCGATTGACCCGTTATGCTCAAAATATTGGGCTAGCATTCCAAATCATAGATGATATTCTGGATATCACTGCTACTCAAGAGCAATTAGGCAAAACAGCTGGTAAAGACCAAAAAGCGAAGAAAGTGACCTATCCCAGTATTTGGGGACTTGAGGAATCGCGCTCAAAAGCCCAAGAGCTAGTTAATGCAGCTTGTGCAGAATTAGAACCATTTGGGGAGAGAGCCAAGTCACTCCAAGCGATCGCTCATTTTATTACCAGCCGCAATAACTAG
- a CDS encoding transporter substrate-binding domain-containing protein → MSAVIFSLNLSASKCGRKNTKNQTSKSLILNCWKLLGVGFLVLVLMSSRVSAQKPTKPLRVATGLATPFVFEKNGQITGFSIDLWRSIADEMNVKSEIFVNPTTQDLLSAVKSGKADVGIGNISITAERDKDFDFSQPMFESGLQILVLNHENGVRSVPSLLAVIFSPALIQLVGIILVIILVPAHIIWFFERHRTEGMIPTLSYFPGIFKACWWAAATLATQADEMPKSVIGRVVAVVWMFTSVVFVAYFTATVTASLTVDQLQGNIKGPDDLVSKRVATVINSTSATYLHEQNIQVLEFNKVAQAYDALSQEKADAVVFDAPVLLYYASGEGKGKVKVIGSVFRKENYGVVFGANSPYRKPVNKALLTLQENGTYQKLYQKWFSTN, encoded by the coding sequence ATGAGTGCAGTAATCTTTTCCTTAAATCTGTCAGCGAGTAAGTGTGGAAGAAAGAACACAAAGAACCAAACTAGTAAGTCCCTCATCCTGAATTGCTGGAAGTTATTGGGAGTTGGATTTTTGGTGTTGGTGCTAATGTCGAGTCGGGTGTCAGCCCAGAAACCAACGAAACCTCTACGCGTGGCGACGGGATTAGCCACACCCTTTGTCTTTGAAAAAAACGGTCAAATCACTGGATTCAGCATTGATCTTTGGCGTAGCATCGCTGACGAGATGAATGTTAAGTCCGAGATATTTGTCAATCCAACGACTCAAGATTTGCTGTCTGCTGTTAAATCTGGTAAGGCAGACGTGGGAATTGGCAATATATCTATCACTGCCGAGCGAGATAAAGACTTTGATTTCTCTCAACCGATGTTTGAATCAGGACTTCAGATTTTAGTACTAAATCATGAGAATGGTGTCAGATCAGTACCAAGTTTATTAGCAGTGATTTTCTCACCTGCCCTAATACAGCTTGTTGGCATCATTTTGGTAATTATTCTTGTGCCAGCCCACATTATCTGGTTTTTTGAGCGCCACCGGACTGAAGGAATGATCCCAACTTTGTCCTATTTTCCTGGTATTTTCAAAGCTTGCTGGTGGGCAGCAGCAACCCTAGCTACCCAAGCTGACGAAATGCCTAAGAGTGTAATCGGACGGGTAGTAGCCGTAGTCTGGATGTTTACCAGTGTTGTTTTTGTTGCCTACTTCACGGCTACAGTGACTGCTTCACTGACGGTGGATCAACTACAGGGAAATATTAAAGGTCCAGATGACCTAGTATCCAAGCGTGTTGCTACTGTTATCAATAGTACATCGGCAACCTACCTGCATGAACAAAACATTCAGGTTCTAGAGTTCAATAAGGTTGCCCAAGCTTATGATGCACTCTCACAAGAAAAGGCAGATGCAGTTGTTTTTGACGCGCCTGTTCTGCTTTACTACGCGTCTGGTGAAGGCAAAGGAAAAGTAAAAGTTATTGGCAGTGTTTTTCGCAAGGAGAACTACGGCGTTGTCTTTGGGGCAAACAGTCCCTATCGAAAGCCTGTTAATAAAGCCCTGTTAACACTACAAGAAAACGGCACTTATCAAAAGCTTTATCAAAAGTGGTTCAGCACCAATTGA
- a CDS encoding methanogen output domain 1-containing protein translates to MTNALNHSIATLNLSLERDIFLRTLIRELSGTLQDVVGLEEASGFISVVGERIGRQLNQDYKSALEVSNLSRKQVADVLIDLKRRIQGDFYVIEQNDEKIVFGNRVCPFAEKVLNRPAMCMMTSNVFGTITANNLGYAKVELQETIAQGASGCRVIVYLKLTEEAEDAEGREYFRGLESV, encoded by the coding sequence ATGACCAATGCACTTAACCACTCAATAGCTACACTTAATCTTTCTTTAGAACGCGATATATTTTTACGTACATTAATCAGAGAATTATCTGGCACATTGCAGGACGTAGTTGGCTTAGAAGAAGCCTCTGGATTTATTAGCGTAGTTGGTGAAAGGATAGGTAGGCAGCTTAACCAAGATTACAAATCTGCCCTGGAAGTCTCCAACCTTTCTCGAAAGCAGGTAGCTGATGTCTTGATTGATTTAAAAAGACGAATCCAGGGCGATTTTTATGTAATTGAGCAGAATGATGAAAAAATTGTCTTTGGCAATCGCGTCTGCCCATTTGCCGAAAAAGTGCTGAATCGCCCTGCCATGTGCATGATGACTTCAAACGTCTTTGGGACGATCACAGCTAATAATCTGGGATATGCGAAAGTAGAATTGCAAGAGACTATAGCACAGGGTGCTTCTGGATGTAGAGTTATTGTTTACTTAAAACTTACAGAGGAGGCAGAAGATGCAGAAGGTCGAGAATACTTTAGAGGACTAGAATCTGTGTAA
- a CDS encoding AI-2E family transporter, producing the protein MQSVNKLPRWLTIGLAFPIIILNGWLLLQVVQYFQPLISIIAAAILLAFVLNYPIQFLQEQGVKRNLAIAGVLLLTVVVLVGLGITLVPLIIQQLNELANILPSWIDSGTEQLQAFQDWALSQQQLPINLSGLFTQVLDRLSNQLQSFTGRILGFAVDTIGIVLNVLLAVVLTIYLILNGEPLWDGVFQWFPRSIGLKVRELLREDFHNYFIGQATLGAVLGVTITLVFLALQVPLALLFGIGIGLFSLFPFGTGVGIAIVSLLVALQNFWLGVEVLGVAVAIDQVNSNFVAPRILGNLTGLNPVWVVISLLLGAKLGGVLGLLIAIPIASFIKDITDSWRAGEFNKLNDIVSEPVKIITERAGTYS; encoded by the coding sequence ATGCAATCAGTAAACAAACTACCGCGATGGTTAACTATAGGATTGGCATTTCCGATTATTATTCTCAACGGCTGGCTATTACTCCAGGTTGTACAGTATTTTCAACCCTTGATTAGTATTATTGCTGCCGCCATCCTACTGGCTTTTGTATTGAACTATCCAATCCAGTTTCTTCAGGAACAAGGGGTAAAACGTAACCTAGCGATCGCAGGAGTGTTGCTTTTGACTGTGGTGGTTTTAGTGGGTTTAGGCATCACTTTGGTTCCCCTGATTATCCAACAGCTCAACGAGCTAGCTAATATCTTGCCCAGTTGGATTGATTCTGGTACTGAACAACTGCAAGCTTTCCAGGATTGGGCGTTAAGTCAACAACAGCTTCCGATTAATTTAAGTGGTTTATTTACCCAAGTTCTCGACCGATTATCTAACCAACTTCAGTCCTTCACTGGGAGAATTCTTGGTTTTGCCGTCGATACCATTGGTATTGTCCTCAACGTGCTGCTGGCAGTAGTGCTGACTATCTACTTAATATTGAATGGCGAACCCCTTTGGGACGGAGTTTTTCAGTGGTTTCCCCGTAGCATTGGGTTAAAAGTGCGGGAATTACTGCGAGAGGATTTCCACAATTACTTCATTGGTCAAGCAACATTGGGAGCTGTGTTAGGGGTGACAATTACACTGGTGTTTTTGGCGCTGCAAGTTCCCTTGGCTTTACTTTTTGGTATCGGTATTGGTTTGTTTTCTCTTTTCCCCTTTGGTACAGGAGTAGGTATCGCCATAGTAAGTTTGTTGGTGGCGTTGCAAAACTTTTGGCTAGGAGTTGAAGTCTTAGGTGTAGCTGTTGCGATCGACCAAGTTAATTCTAATTTTGTTGCACCTCGAATTCTTGGTAATTTGACTGGCTTAAATCCCGTCTGGGTGGTGATTTCTTTGTTGTTGGGGGCAAAGTTGGGAGGAGTGCTGGGTTTGTTAATTGCGATCCCTATTGCCAGTTTTATCAAGGATATAACAGACAGCTGGCGGGCTGGAGAGTTTAATAAGTTAAATGATATCGTGTCAGAACCTGTAAAAATCATTACTGAGAGAGCAGGAACTTATAGTTGA